TCTATTGTTAAAACCTTTCCAgcattttcaagaaaacaatGTAAAGAGAATAATGATTTGGTTCTTCTTATCTGTATACTAAGTGGCTGATGCTGGTTGCCATgtacttttaaccctttaactcctagaagtgatcaaaataaaacttctcccaGCAatttccatacattattcagcaaacaggtaataagaatattcaaatttatcaggtagaagctgctatcttaatctagcaccaagttctcataactataatttacaagcaaatgtgtagcagctagagaggagaattaacaatcagatcttgggagttaaaggattactTAACTTACATTGTGTGAATGACAAAAGCTTACAGCTTGAAGTGTCTGATAAGTGATCCTTTTGACAAGCTTTTCATCAACACtgagagagaagaaaaaaataaagaaaaacaactttaaaaaaaatttaactcagACTAGTTGCAGCTATTATAAAATTTTTGATAGAAAGTAACTTTTACCCTTGCACCAATACATCCAAGTACATCAATGCGACTGTAAAGGGTAAATGAGTAAAATCAAACTGCATTTATGGCTACATGTAagtagtgattaacatgcaacttcttcctataatacCCTCACAATATCTAGCatacaagtaatgagaatactcaaacttatcagataaaagttgttatcttgatctaaaaccaaattctcgcacaaatttacatggaaatgtgaagcagccagaggggagaatgaATTAttagatcctgggagttaaagggttaaaccttgGCCACAACTTCTGATTCTTAGAGACATTCGTCAATTCTACTATTCAGaaactaaaaattataaaaacatatCATAACTATTGGTGGCTTGTGTAGGGTCATAAATATTaatgaaaaccaaaattaaacaTTTGCTGCTGCAATGAAACACATTGAGGTGTAAAAGACATGTACAAGAAACTTTTAATATCATCCATGCATTTAGGTATTCACTGTTTTCAACATACATGAATGGACATTGAGCTGGTGCAATTAGTACAAATAAATTCCGTACCCTCTTGGATGAGCTTCTAACTCATTTAGAACTGTGTGATCACAATATTCAAACACCATATGAATCTTGTGTTTTCTTCTGAAAACATCCCGCAGGTTTACTAGATTGTGGTGTTTAAGTGTCTGTagagcacaaagaaaaaaaccaaagttagATCTGTTTATCAGAGGCAGAAGGAAATTGAAAGACTAGGAAGTAACATGAAAATATAATATTATTTGACCCTCTGCCCAATAGACAAACCCAGCTTTGAAAACAGTAATCTTAGAAGAATCTTCAGTTACtgaagaaaactaaaaataacttGGCTGAGTTATTTAGGGTAGATGTTAGAGAATGCTCCACTAACACAGTTCTCCTCTTATGACACTGAAAATCCCTGTTCTCCCACTAGCTGCCAGCTCTCACCCCTTGGGTTTGATTCTGAAAACCTATCCATTGAAAACTGTAATCTCATTCCAgctgaaaagttttaatttaatgaATGCATGTAGCACCAAATGAAGGTTCATAATGGTACTGTTTATTATGTTGTAAAAGGTGGTTTAAAGTTTTAAGTCTGTGATTGAAACTCAGGTTTGTGACAATTGTAAATTGCTGCTTATAAAACCAGGGCCTATAGAACTCCATAAAGGGTTTTAGGAGGGCTTATAAGAGGAGGGGCCTATATCCGAGGGGGGTTATCATGAGAACAGAAAAGGGGCTTCCAAATGAGCGATAGGGGTGCCAATCAAATATGTTTTGCATTCACTGGTTTTCAATTATAGTAGGCCTCACAATGTTgtaaaaagttgaatttatttcaatacaTTTGGAACAGAATcaaaattaacacaaaaaaaacaacaacaacaaaaaaaatggaacaaaacaaagttttgACTTTTCCCTTCAGTTAAAAAAGCTCCAACTGATTCACAGCAGAGAACCTATCCTTCAGAATGAGAAAAACTAGACAGGGACTTACAGGTGCTTGGGCTTATTGcttgggagggggagggaggcaAGGATTATAATCAGCAGTTTAAGGTATTAAAATGAAGGTGACTGAGCAACACTTTCATGAGGAACTGTTCATTACCCTGTGCTAGGTTGTACTAAGTAGCTCAGAGCTAAGAGGGTGAACCATCTTAGTGTTTGATGACAAGTGCAACTTTTCCTATTAGTTTCTTAATGTCTggtcttaaaaaaattcactcccCAAGAATTAAAAGATAATGAAAGGAAAGTTCTAGATCCTTTTGTTAGAGTCTGTCATCAagtaaataattgaaaatgagTGTCAGCTGTTTGTCCAAACAGCCATTCCTCTTATTCAAAGTTGacatataaataaaattatctaTAATTAATTGCTGCATCCatctaaatttcattttggtCTTTAGCGGTGGCTGCTTCATTTTATGCCAAAttacagaaaattgaaaaactgagaGTAGGGTTACAATCCAACATTTCTGAAGCAATATACAAATACCACTGAGTGAGCTACCCCAAGGAAATACACCTGCAAACAACAACATTAACTATTTGGGCTTATTCAAAACCCTTTCAATTGACTTTCCTCTGTGGCTAAAATTTTATATGCTTGATTTGGGAGTGATTAGCATACAGTAGTTTGTTGACACATTTGTGAAAAATGATCCTCCAATGAAAGAAATAGTGTATGAAGGACTGATATTTGCCATAATTTGTAGAATCGTTTTAAAATTGTTAGCTGCTAAAATACACAAGTGTATGGTATACACAACTGTTACACATGTGGGTAATAATATTCAAATTCTTTGTCATCTGTTGTATCATCTGCTTCAGTATAACTTCAtcggacaaaaaaaaattgtgtaatcCAAGAACCTAACAAGTTTGATTGCTAACATCAGTGCTTTTTCAGTGACTATTCTTGACTCAAACAATGGACTTTGCTGAAAAAGAGGGACCGCTTGTAGTCTAGGTTTTATAAAGTAGGAGCCACTGTGATCTAAATTGGGATTTCTTGTTATTTCCCTTTCCATATTCCCACAAAAAAATCACTCCTCTAAATgcttaaatacaaaaaaagaaaaacaaaaaggaattttcttaaatttcctcTTAACATTATCAGTGCCATggataaaaattgtaaacacGATCTGGTAGAGATCAGTCTTAGTTATCTTCACTTTGTAACTGTTtgagaataaaatttcaactGGGGTGCATTTGTCTCTTAGTTGAGATTCAACAACCAATTGATGATCATGTAAAGTATTATTTTGGTGAAGGTACCCTGATGAAGGCCAGCTGCCACCTACCACTATGGTGGTAAATTCAGAACTGATCATGTACAGAATATGACTCTTATATCCTAAAACATTTGCACTCCTGAACATCGGATGTGTTGTTGCAGTATAATCTATATTTATGGACTTCTCCTAGTACATATACTGCCCcactttttgttcttttaataGTCATCTCACAAAACAAACCATCACTAATTTCCATTAGACAAAAATTTTAATCCCCTaatgtttccttgttttttttaaatagtccGCAGAACATTTCCCTTGCAAGAATAACCTCTTGTTTCCATACACAATTGATACGTGCTTAATCTCGTGGTTTGGTTCTAGACTATAGTAAACGGATTATCAGATTGTCGTTATTTCTCTGGTCGTTACATGTATATTTTACCAATACCTTGCAAATTTTGAGGCTTATTATTTGCAAAAATGGTCAAATAATCAGTTACAACCTCTCCTATATCAAACAGCCCGCAGGAACAAAAATCCTTGCGCAAGGAAACCGACTCCTATTAACCCTGGCGAAATCAACGAAGATAGGCCCGACTAGCATTAATTGGGATTTGCAGTCAGATTAACATTCCACCCTGGTTGAAGgactttaaaatttattgcagGCTATTAACAGACCGAACTATGCATTAAATGCTATGAATTTCAAACTTTGATGAGAAATTTTTGAGAGTTCACGACCACATCGCGAAAGCAGGTAGTAATCTAAACTGACCTTCAACATGCGAACTTCCCTCATTGCAATCTTCTTTATCAGCGGATCGTCTTCCGATTCCACAAACTTCTTGATGGCAACAATTTCccctgtttctttatttctgcatTTAAACACAACGCCATATGATCCCTCGCCAATCTTTcccaatttttcaaatttatccatttGCGAAGATGTCACTTACTACCAGGAGCTAACGATCTCTGTAGTTATAGCATCGATCGGTGAAGCGAAGTCACAAATGGCGATAAAAAAATTACGCACACACAGTTAGCCTTTTCcctgaattgaaataaaaaacataaaatgcTTTAGCAAATATCGGCAATATCCTTAATGGAGCCATATCCATTGCGATCGCTGCAAATTCACGGATAAAAATCTCGCGCCGTTTAAATCCTTCGTAACTTACAACATGCAAACATGAAAAGATCTTTACCTTTTGTGGCTAAACCACTCATCGAACCAATGCAAAAATGCGCACCTTATCCAGTGTTCTACATAATCCAAGTACAAAGTTACGGAGCCGTAACTAGGAAGAAATACAACACAATATTGCTAATAGAGAATAGCCCAACTTCCTTCGGTTCTTTTCAACGAACGCTGTGACGCAAGCTGGATAAGTCACTACGGATCCTTACTGGGGAGTCGCCATGACAGCAGATCACGTGATCAGAATTTATAGGTCCGCAATAAATGAACAcaatttaaaagatttttaagaATCGTGGGAATTAGAAACTCTGttgatgtttattttctttatttgaagcGAAACACAGCCTGGATATTAAAAATTCGTTTCCGTTTTCGTTTTCATTACCTCGAAAGGAATAGAACTGTTCATAGATAAAAAAGAATTGGTTTCATTCAAACAACACCAAAGAACACTTAATAGCCCAAGAATTTTGGTCtacattttgatatttgttattaatatttcttAAATACAAGTTATTTTATTATCTGATAATGTCTTTTCGCGATGTAATCAGTTATTTCAGCATTCTAAGGGTAGAAAGGGTGCAGatctaaaaattttaagtttgtgtttaaATTCAACTAAAATTCGTGAAACTCCTGTTTTTGCTAATGTGAAAAAACGGTTTCTCTTACAACATATTATCGAGCATtcacagttgaaaaaaaattatacattttgtttcatttagaattcagaatgccaaaaaaaaatcagtataaTTTCGAAGAGATTTTAGCGATTCATATACTGATTTTTGCTCTTACACTGTAAGTTTTATCCCAAACATTTATTAAAACGTACCTGAACAACAACTTTCTCTTAGTtctataaattttatttcttacttagaatatatatatatatataatgatgATTTTGATACGGAAGTTCTTTTCATTTGTAGCTGGCACACTGCAATTTACAATTGGCCAGACCACTTGAAAACtttcattctgtttttttttttcctcttctggcCGCTTCTCATGCAACACGCAACACAGTCTACTCAAAGGCGCTTACGTCAAATTATGTACAAGAAATAAAAGGTTTGCATCAGAACATTCAACGCAAGAAAATatcttttctattttatttagtTCAAATGTCGTCATTTTCGACCTCTGATACAAACAAGCcttttgataaaacaaaggattcgTTAAGTTGTATCTATCCATGGTCCTTAATgacgttttattttttgattcGAAAAATTAAATGTCAATCATGTTTAACCGAGGTAATCTTAAGACTTTTTGTATCAATTTTCTTAGAAATTTCTGGAGTTCGACCATCAGTGAACGTCGTACAAAAgcatcttgttttttttcacctATTGTActagcaaacttttttttaaataacattttgttATCGTGATGAGTGTTGGCTACAGTGCGTGTTGGCTAAATAAACGTGCAGTGTGATAGGTTGTGACTTTGACTTGCAAATGAAGAGAAATTTACTGACATTATGGCGTTCTTGTTaatggagagagagagagatagatgCAAGCTAACCCTTTCAACCAAAGAAGCTATTCGGTGTACGGATTACGCCGGGATAGAGAGAAAGCTCTTAATCTAAGggctgttaaccctttcactcccaagatctcattagtaattctccttactgtctgccgtataattcttataatgttagttctgagaatttggtattgaaccaactaataatcccccagctgatatttttctctattctcatcacttgtttgtttgatattgtattgatttggtaaagagaaattctgtcttggtcactcatggaagtgaAAAGGTTTACTGCCCGAAATAAGCAAAGAACTGAATGCAGCTGTCCGTAATAATCACGTACAGAaccttattttttatttattacagaGGTTTGTAATGAAATACGTTTGTGTGATCCTTAAGGAACACCACAACACACCACAAGATGGGAGATAAGGGACATTAGCGTTTTCTTCTTATCGTTTTGGTTTTCAAATAGTattcactttttgttttacttttattttgcaCCTTGCTTTCTTtgattgaaatgaaatattgtAGGAGAGACATGTAAGATAACCTTccaggaaagagaaaaaattttcgataatggaaaatttatcattttaccatATGTGCATTAGAGCAAtaaaattgcatttttattagaaaaaaaggcttttccGAAGACGCGATGTCTACGAACACATAGAAACTGCCAAACggtgttgattttttttgtcttccgTCTATCACCTGCTCTTTACATCTTTGGACAACCCGTCGCCTTCTAATGAACCACAAGCTGGGAAAGTTTCATTTATCAAGCAAGTCGCTTTTATTTCGAGTCGTGGTTTGTTTTAGAAACAAGCCACCCCGATAGCAAATACACTATTCATAGAAAATACGATCCGGCTTCGATATTGCTCTAGAAATTTTGTGGGCGTCTAAAGGTAATAGAACCTTAGTCATCGACGCAAAATGGGTTACAACGCAAATATTTTTGTTACACCGGTGGATCAAAACCTACTGTGCGGAATTTGCAAGGAAGTGTTGAAGAACCCACGCGCCATACATTGTGGACATACGTATTGCGAAGAGTGTTTAGAAAACTGGTTTAAATCCGCGAAAAACGTAAAGAAAACTTGTCCTATATGTCGGCGCGATGTGATTTCTTCCAACACCGCACCAGTTTTAGCTCTCACCGCATTCATTGAGGGACTTTCCGTGAAGTGCGAAAATGCCGTGAACGGTTGTAAAATGGTGTTAAAACTTGGAGACTTGGAGAAGCATTTGGAAAAATGCGGATTTACTCTGGTAGAGTGTAGTGGTTGTGATGAAATATTTAGTCAAAGTGATTTTCACAATCATCGCAAAAAATGCGCGAAGTTGAATGATACCGGCTGCTTCGATGCCCGTGTGCATGCCGAGATCGTAGCGATTCAAAACGAGCTCTTCAAGACAAAGAAGTCCCTTCGAACTTCCGAAGAAACCGTTCGAAGGTTGGAATCCAATTTGTTTGAATTACGGGTACAAAGGCGAATCCGAGCAGAGGCGACA
The sequence above is a segment of the Pocillopora verrucosa isolate sample1 chromosome 13, ASM3666991v2, whole genome shotgun sequence genome. Coding sequences within it:
- the LOC131776260 gene encoding RING finger protein 151-like; this translates as MGYNANIFVTPVDQNLLCGICKEVLKNPRAIHCGHTYCEECLENWFKSAKNVKKTCPICRRDVISSNTAPVLALTAFIEGLSVKCENAVNGCKMVLKLGDLEKHLEKCGFTLVECSGCDEIFSQSDFHNHRKKCAKLNDTGCFDARVHAEIVAIQNELFKTKKSLRTSEETVRRLESNLFELRVQRRIRAEATRAEDFRESVWDPDYSYGYSPRSIVHLSTFISFFLTNKPPYVDKERIFVCLKRCFDFYHNCAAFWQDVHMLLATALASGWFGDEQRKTLDNWLKTLARERLLK